The Lytechinus pictus isolate F3 Inbred chromosome 15, Lp3.0, whole genome shotgun sequence genome contains a region encoding:
- the LOC135156828 gene encoding uncharacterized protein LOC135156828: protein MVNARLIGISSDADGIYVADFLQENLEFTHVIPSGSVTPGCICFDSVRKKVYWIKSRKVYRVNLDGSSMEFLVDCRRDDVSAIALAGKSEELFRAYGHPLQQITSQSIKAGIRNISVEAAIFTDDNHNPGPTSFPASLVVDEEYRNCPTYFHC from the exons ATGG TTAATGCCAGACTTATCGGGATATCTTCGGATGCAGATGGTATCTACGTTGCTGACTTTCTGCAAGAGAATCTAGAATTCACTCATGTTATTCCGTCAGGGTCAGTGACGCCGGGTTGCATATGTTTCGACTCTGTACGAAAGAAGGTCTACTGGATCAAAAGCAGGAAAGTTTACCGCGTAAACTTGGATGGTTCTAGCATGGAGTTTCTTGTAGACTGTAGACGTGATGATG TTTCAGCTATCGCTCTTGCTGGAAAATCGGAGGAATTATTCAGGGCGTATGGGCATCCCCTTCAACAAATAACATCGCAGTCAATTAAAGCGGGTATACGGAATATCAGTGTagaagctgctattttcactgATGATAATCATAACCCAGGACCGACATCCTTCCCAGCTTCTCTTGTTGTTGACGAAGAATACAG GAACTGTCCAACGTATTTTCATTGCTGA